In a single window of the Motilibacter aurantiacus genome:
- a CDS encoding VOC family protein: protein MSAAPALVDGVVSNLIVDCSDLAVVSRFWGGLLGLQVTQSDEHWVDLEPLPGGGMALSFQRVPERKQVKNRLHLDITVPDVEAAGRRAAMLGARPAGPLHERGDVSPWQVWRDPEGNEFCLLTRVG, encoded by the coding sequence GTGAGCGCGGCCCCGGCCCTCGTCGACGGGGTCGTGAGCAACCTGATCGTCGACTGCAGCGACCTGGCCGTGGTCAGCCGCTTCTGGGGCGGGCTGCTCGGGCTGCAGGTGACGCAGAGCGACGAGCACTGGGTGGACCTCGAGCCCCTGCCGGGCGGTGGGATGGCCCTGTCGTTCCAGCGCGTGCCCGAGCGCAAGCAGGTCAAGAACCGTCTCCACCTCGACATCACCGTGCCCGACGTGGAGGCCGCCGGCCGCAGGGCCGCGATGCTGGGCGCCCGGCCCGCCGGGCCGCTCCACGAGCGGGGCGATGTCAGCCCCTGGCAGGTCTGGCGCGACCCGGAGGGCAACGAGTTCTGCCTGCTGACGCGGGTCGGCTGA
- the dapA gene encoding 4-hydroxy-tetrahydrodipicolinate synthase, whose product MPSSTSPGRPFGTVLTAMVTPFTADGALDLPGAQRLATALVDAGNDGLVVNGTTGESATTSDAEKEALVRAVVEAVGDRATVVAGVGTSNTAHSCELAREAEKAGAHGLLVVTPYYSRPPQSGLLAHFGTVADATGLPVMLYDIPVRTGQAIATDTLLRLAEHPRIAAVKDAKDDLAATSEVLARTSLAYYSGSDALTLPLLSVGAVGVVGVVTHVVARETREMIDAYAAGDPARALALHRQLLPVFTGMFRTQGVILAKAALTLLGLPAGPVRPPLPDATEDEMRQLRKDLAAARVEVAA is encoded by the coding sequence ATGCCCTCGTCGACATCGCCCGGCCGGCCCTTCGGCACGGTCCTGACCGCGATGGTCACCCCCTTCACCGCCGACGGCGCGCTCGACCTGCCCGGGGCGCAGCGCCTGGCGACGGCTCTGGTGGACGCCGGGAACGACGGCCTGGTCGTCAACGGGACCACGGGGGAGTCGGCCACGACGAGCGACGCGGAGAAGGAGGCCCTCGTCCGGGCGGTCGTCGAGGCCGTGGGCGACCGCGCGACGGTGGTCGCCGGGGTGGGCACCAGCAACACCGCGCACAGCTGCGAGCTGGCCCGCGAGGCCGAGAAGGCCGGCGCGCACGGCCTGCTCGTGGTGACGCCGTACTACAGCCGCCCGCCGCAGTCCGGGCTGCTCGCGCACTTCGGGACGGTCGCCGACGCGACCGGGCTGCCGGTGATGCTGTACGACATCCCGGTGCGCACCGGCCAGGCCATCGCGACCGACACCCTGCTGCGGCTGGCCGAGCACCCGCGCATCGCGGCGGTCAAGGACGCCAAGGACGACCTGGCGGCCACGAGCGAGGTGCTCGCCCGCACGTCGCTGGCCTACTACTCCGGCAGCGACGCGCTCACGCTGCCGCTGCTCTCGGTCGGGGCGGTGGGCGTGGTCGGCGTGGTCACCCACGTCGTCGCCCGGGAGACCCGCGAGATGATCGACGCGTACGCCGCCGGCGACCCCGCCCGCGCGCTCGCGCTGCACCGGCAGCTGCTGCCGGTGTTCACCGGCATGTTCCGCACCCAGGGCGTGATCCTGGCCAAGGCGGCGCTGACCCTGCTGGGCCTGCCGGCCGGGCCGGTACGCCCGCCGCTGCCCGACGCCACGGAGGATGAGATGCGCCAGCTCCGCAAGGACCTCGCCGCGGCCCGCGTCGAGGTCGCCGCATGA
- a CDS encoding AzlC family ABC transporter permease, translating to MTLPPERRRAVLRTSLGVGVATGAYGVSFGALATASGLDVLQACALSLLAFSGASQFAFVGVVAGGGALLSGTATSVLLGARNGFYGLRIAEILRVRGVRRLAAAQLTIDESTAVAVAQPEEPAARLGFWSTGLAIYVLWNLATLVGAIGGTAMGDPAEWGLDAAAPAAFLALVAPRLQGRRTVLVAVVAALLALALVPVSPAGVPVMAGALLAVTGAVLVRASAQVPR from the coding sequence ATGACGCTTCCTCCTGAGCGCCGCCGGGCCGTGCTGCGCACCTCGCTGGGCGTCGGCGTGGCCACCGGCGCGTACGGGGTGTCGTTCGGCGCCCTCGCCACCGCGAGCGGGCTCGACGTGCTGCAGGCGTGCGCCCTGTCCCTGCTCGCCTTCAGCGGCGCCTCCCAGTTCGCCTTCGTCGGGGTCGTGGCCGGCGGCGGCGCGCTGCTGTCGGGGACGGCGACCTCGGTCCTGCTCGGCGCCCGCAACGGGTTCTACGGGCTGCGCATCGCCGAGATCCTGCGCGTGCGCGGCGTGCGCCGGCTGGCAGCGGCACAGCTGACGATCGACGAGTCCACCGCAGTGGCGGTCGCGCAGCCCGAAGAGCCCGCCGCCCGGCTCGGCTTCTGGTCCACCGGGCTCGCGATCTACGTGCTGTGGAACCTCGCCACCCTCGTCGGCGCGATCGGCGGCACGGCCATGGGCGACCCGGCGGAGTGGGGCCTCGACGCCGCCGCGCCGGCCGCGTTCCTCGCCCTCGTCGCGCCGCGGCTGCAGGGGCGGCGCACCGTCCTCGTCGCGGTGGTCGCCGCCCTGCTGGCGCTCGCCCTCGTGCCCGTCTCCCCTGCCGGGGTCCCGGTCATGGCCGGCGCGCTGCTGGCCGTCACCGGCGCCGTCCTCGTGCGCGCGTCCGCGCAGGTGCCCCGGTGA
- a CDS encoding CGNR zinc finger domain-containing protein, with translation MSDHGPAAGDVVPEHASLVRAFANTLDVDEGTDELADVARLRAWLVSARLLAPDAAADEADLALARDVRSGLRAALVGHGEAAHGPVDPADAARAVARLDGLAARLPLHVAFTTGSPRLVAGGDGVRAALAQVLVAAARSGADGSWQRLKICPDDSCSWAFYDESRNRSRAWCGTGCANKNKVRAYRSRRRAADAAAR, from the coding sequence ATGAGCGACCACGGGCCCGCGGCAGGCGATGTCGTCCCGGAGCACGCCTCGCTCGTCCGCGCCTTCGCCAACACGCTCGACGTCGACGAGGGCACCGATGAGCTGGCCGACGTCGCGCGCCTGCGGGCGTGGCTCGTGTCGGCACGCCTGCTGGCACCGGACGCGGCGGCGGACGAGGCCGACCTCGCGCTCGCCCGGGACGTGCGCAGCGGGCTGCGCGCCGCCCTCGTCGGCCACGGCGAGGCCGCGCACGGGCCGGTCGACCCCGCGGACGCCGCACGCGCCGTCGCGCGGCTCGACGGCCTCGCCGCCCGACTACCGCTGCACGTCGCCTTCACGACGGGCTCGCCCCGGCTCGTGGCGGGCGGGGACGGCGTGCGCGCAGCGCTCGCACAGGTGCTCGTCGCGGCCGCGCGCAGCGGCGCGGACGGCTCGTGGCAGCGGCTGAAGATCTGCCCGGACGACAGCTGCTCATGGGCGTTCTACGACGAGTCGCGCAACCGCTCACGCGCCTGGTGCGGGACCGGCTGCGCGAACAAGAACAAGGTGCGGGCCTACCGCTCCCGCCGGCGGGCGGCCGACGCGGCGGCGCGATGA
- a CDS encoding STAS domain-containing protein encodes MDLSTWKSERDGKRAIVHVTGEIDLETGPRLREFLTSELNQLSAPSGELVLDLTAVTFCDSSGLQALIATLRRARLLGVRLVLRVIPDSRFARFLALAGVSELFELEDGTAQA; translated from the coding sequence GTGGACCTCAGCACCTGGAAATCGGAGCGCGACGGCAAGCGGGCGATCGTCCACGTGACGGGCGAGATCGACCTCGAGACCGGTCCCCGGCTGCGTGAGTTCCTGACCTCAGAGCTCAACCAGCTGTCGGCCCCGTCGGGCGAGCTGGTGCTCGACCTCACCGCCGTGACGTTCTGCGACTCCAGCGGGCTGCAGGCGCTCATCGCCACCCTGCGCCGCGCCCGGCTGCTCGGCGTCCGCCTGGTGCTGCGCGTCATCCCCGACAGCCGCTTCGCCCGCTTCCTCGCGCTCGCCGGGGTCAGCGAGCTGTTCGAGCTCGAGGACGGCACGGCGCAGGCCTGA